The following nucleotide sequence is from Aedes aegypti strain LVP_AGWG chromosome 3, AaegL5.0 Primary Assembly, whole genome shotgun sequence.
tattacgtaaggcaatgcagtctcagtttccatccaaatgagctcaaattttaggaGGGCACTCAGTATATGATCTGGAATCGTATGAGCGGTGTGCGCAAACATGAATAATCTGAGGGGCTCCTACAGTTTATCATTAGATTTTTATGGAGCCGAACCAACTACACAGATTGATAGTCTCACAAATGAAGTCAACAATaataataccgttttgtctcaaattccgaacagactcatattccgaacactcggtttttgtatggcgatttggttgaaatgtttcgctgaaatatgtcaccaaataacaagaaaATGGTAGTCGAtcgcaattcaattttaacgtctccaatataatttattccgCGGGAGTAGTAATGATTATCTAGTTTGAGGCCAGCAGAACaatctcagataaatttatttgcaaaattattcatttgaatacggtttattcgtgctgttcggaatttgaatcaaggtgttcgggaaataagacagaatgaacacagtgttcggcatttgaatcaaaatgttgttccatacttttacgtaaaaactactaaaactaactaaatcaacattattatcggtacacgcaacagctaacagttagactttgcgaagaaattaaaatttacaaaatattagccaatttatgccaatcagatgcatttgaagtcagtgtttgccttaagtgttcggaatatgagtcaaaacggtaattttttcagggaattatcgaaaaaaaaaaatcaaagtcattgaagaaatttctgaaaactctCTAAAGCTATTTTTAACGTTATATATGACGAAGTTTATGATGAGCTCCTGTAAGGGTGATTTCCTCATACATTCCCTGCAATTCCTTTATGTAACGCTAAATAAACTCTTAGAGATAATTTGGACGAAAGTTTATGAGAAATCCTTGCTTCAATTTTATTGAGGAATACCTACAAGAATCCATAaattttctggagtaatttccacagggagttttgaagcaatttctggaAACTGTGTAATTTCTGGAATTCCTGTGGAAACTTTTGgaagaaatgaaaaaataaaataaaaattaaaaacaagttgTGAGGTTCACAACATAGCGTAcatcacggtgtactatattgttaatttttatgccgtgagcGTACATACTTAAAATGAtctttgaatgaaaattttgtcattgttacatctgtttgtcCATGGTTAAAAGTGTGACTAAAACATTTCATTGTCTTGTTTCAGAATCTGGGACTGGTTCTTCTACGACGGATCGATCGTACTGTTCCAGCTGACGCTGGGGTTGCTGAAGATCAAGGAGCCCTCGCTGAAAAACCTCGAAAATTCCGCCCAGATATTCAACTCCCTGTCGGACATTCCCGGCGACATCGACGATGTGGAGCATCTGTTCTCGATTTCGATGGAAGTGGGAGGATCGCTGTCGCCGATGGTCATCGAAACGCACCGGCGCCGTCATCTGGCTTATTTGATGGCCGATCAGGGAGGACTGGTTGGTAATCCGGAGGCGGGTTCCAATCTACCGAAGCAACATTTGGCTCGAAGGCAGGTGAAGAAATCCAAATCGATGCTTCAGATGATTTTGTTCGGGAACGACGACGGAGATGATGAGCTGAAGAACAAGAACATTCGACAGACGGAGATTCTGGTGGATCTGAGGGAGGCGATTCTCAAAGTGGCGAGGCACTTTTTGGCTATTGAACCGAAGCTGAGCGCGCATATCAAGCTGGTGGCGGACTATAGCATGGATAGCCACGCCAAGGACCACGAGAACTTTATCAACGTGTCGAGGACGCGTAGTAGACGGGCCAAGGCGCTGCACGACTTTGAGCGCCACGATGATGACGAGTTGGGATTCAGGAAGAACGATATCATAACGATCATTAGCCAGAAAGACGAACATTGCTGGGTGGGAGAGTTGAACGGATTACGTGGCTGGTTTCCTGCGAAATTCGTCGAACTGCTGGACGAACGGAGCAAGCAGTACAGCTGTGCGGGAGATGACGCCATTTCCGAGACGGTTACGGATCTGGTCCGAGGAACCTTAGCTCCAACAATCAAGCAGGTCCTCGAGCATGGCATGAAGCGTCCGTCTTTCCTTGGAGGTCCTTGCCATCCGTGGCTGTTCATTGAAGAAGCCGCCACCCGCGAAGTCGAGAAAGACTTCGAGTCGGTCTATTCCCGTCTGGTCTTATGCAAGACCTACCGCCTTGACGAAGACGGCAAGGTTCTAACTCCGGAAGAGCTGCTTTACCGTTGCGTCCAAGCGGTCAACCAAAGTCACGATGCAGCTCACGCCCAGATGGACGTAAAGTTACGTTCCCTCATCTGTCTCGGCCTCAACGAGCAGGTGCTGCATCTGTGGATGGAAGTGCTGTGCAGCTGCTCGGAGATCGTACACAAGTGGTACCAACCGTGGAGTTTCATCTACTCGCCCGGCTGGGTGCAGATCAAGTGCGAACTTCGCTTACTATCGCAGTTCGCCTTCAACCTCAACCCGGACTGGGAGCTGCCGGCCAAGCGGGAGGCCACCCAGAGTCAACCGCTCAAGGACGGAGTGCGCGACATGCTCGTCAAGCATCATCTCTTCTCGTGGGATCTTTAGATAGACGAGATTCTAACCCGTAGCTAGCGAAACAAAGTGCTTTCGAAGGACGAAGCACCTTAAATTTTATGTGTTGTCTAAACTTTCAAAgtgagattttttatttatttagtttcgTTTAATTTATTAACGTTTCTTAAAGTTTACCGACCGAAGCCACTCACTCATGCCTTTATATTTTATCTCCTCCTAAGCACCATTCCTATATCGACAGCGGTTTTGGTCTGCTGCAGTATTCTTTTTaactagggtaaaagcaccggttttggccagcctaagagaaaatgtaaataaaaaattaatgggaagccgtatttatactacaaatatgtcaaatgtaagctttcaatccatattatgtgtgtaaaatatcaaaactgagctacaaccattttttcgctttcaaaatcccgttggtcaatataggccaacggaaccagtttcggccagagatttaacttcgcttcctaatttggccaattgcattgatttctcatgttagtggccaaattaggagtgccctggccaaattagatgtatgggagttaaaattataaggaaaatgaattgtttctTCTTATGTTTTggatcaatttggacgagtaaatgaatgtagctctatcatatgaatataaactactgaacacaaaaggtttcatgctgattggctatgaaagacggtgtataatccactatggctacaactggcgcatggccaaaaccggtgcttctaccctacgtGTTCAAAGATCCAAATTTGCTCGATGTTGACCATCGAATGCAATGGTAGGcttacaaattttattttaatcgaCACTTCAATATCTTCTGTTGGGTAGTCTATTTCTAAGGAATTATTGGAGCAACATAACTATATTTACCCTATATCTATCGTACATGAAGACATACATTATTGTAAATGCAATGCTTATGAAATATTATATTACTGGAAATAAATGTACTAAAACTTAGCAAAGCTACTTATACTTTATTTTGAGAAGGCTCTACTTGATTTACATCTTAAACGAGGAGTAAAAAGGACATTTGCACAGTTTTGTTAGAAGGGCTTTAATTGACTGCTTTTAAAGGCTAATTAAAAGGCTCATCGAAATGTCTTTGTCATTTCTTCAAAGGTTCTGTACATAAATCACAGCATTatcgtttacgccagcaaaatcaagtgggcTATGTATTCGAACGAAtgggattcgatcgaaagtctaatccgccgtaaacaagaatgagggtgTATGGTTAGATGTCTACTTCGTTGGTTTACTTACTATAGGTACGTCTTTTTTATAACTGATTACCACATATTGTCCATGAAATTATTCATAAAGTTTTTGGGATGGGCCGACTTCTTTTAAAACTTAAACCCACTGTCTCTTCAAAACTAGCTCGTTCTCGAATACCTTATATATTTTGCGTAGTTTGGTTAgacttttataatttttcaattggacGAACTTCTGACAAGTTCGATGGTTTGAAGTCTTTTGGTACAAAATCTCTGTATCAGTCTAATACCGACCACGCGTATCAGTATGATGCCAAATGCGGCCACAATGGGGTTTCGCTTCCTTGAGACCTCTGTTAAGTGCTTGTTTCTCACTTGTCACCAGAACTCGTCTCGATATATTTCCCAATTGATGGGACCTGccccaaggaacaattggtagcttttaagatacttacgtgtttaatacaagctgcatagcagcatccattgctgaacaaatttttagttgaatcattaattgaataaaattaatttccgcttatgaaaaagctgttattccacttgcagtttgtgttttgaataagagctgaataaacctccgaaaatgcaaatatagtagcttttgttctacaacacataagaagtttaacaattgactgattaaaagcttctataggttgtagccatcattttagtagcatattgaacatttgattaacaacaaatcgtacaaaagtttcagtgtctaatacttaaaatgttgaccagcatgattagtaaaacttatgaacaatgtgaataacagtatatgagtatgctcttattcaagcaaagcatattatgtctttttatgttattttcaaatgtttcaaatgtttttcaaatcaaatccaagacgtgtatgcgatggatggattaacgtaatggacgtaatggcgacgtaatggatcaacgagggtaaagttcgaatcacattggattaaaaatatcaaaatttgatatcgtaaaaagttactaatcataacatttttaatgataatcgaagtataaataataatttaacaatagttacatgaaagtggttacccaacttacagtcaagtgtcacaaataaacatacacagttaattattgttgaataatggtgacagctgaaaaaatgccctacaaagagctgagaagatggtatttagatccaaatttaagtcaatgttcaacatttttcattggaatgaataatagtagaatcaacacttattaaacttctccaaagaatctctgccgacttgttaagattgttttactaatgagttgaacaagtcatttttccttctattaaagagccaatattccaccaaacaaatataattgtgtaaacagaCGTACatgagacgaactaacgttttgattgcttcgcacttcagctgtttccatgtttaacatgaacatgattaaaagctgaataggtattttataaaatcctaatacaacataaatatatcatccgagcaggtcatccaaagaagtccaaaataacgattactaaacacattgttcagcaacaaaaaagtcttacaaaagaggtcacaccatagccaaatttttgaaaaatggacaaaatatctaaaaattgcgttgtattcctaatgtattgcaatgttcaacttactaatattattattatttatctttatttgagtggcttttcgcccttggcgaattcgccactaacttgctaatatataaaaacatgttggatacaataataactgatgctttctcaatacaatatttaattatgtttagaaaatattttgaatcagtcttctgacataggattattgattgaaatatattttatatttgtataatgtttaatagatggaaaaagtacgacaaataataaaaatattaacctagtagaaatattatacatttaataaatgaattttagtatagttagatgaacaattcaattaaagttttaacaagttaaaacttattatgaaattcgattaatcatttcagactgtttttactttgtgaataaactttatttttgaccagcattgaaataaattttctcactgtgcgctataaatagccgactgagttcagctcgcatcagtactgaacagcagcagaagtaatgcgcttattcagttgttgatcagcatagcatgtgttgattagttattgttgaataggagctcaagcatgatcaataatcagctacaagaggtttatattggggactggaaggctgatatatgaattcaaggataACGCAGATGtcaaggtataccgctgacgatgggaaggtctcgagtttgaatccagtattcaggtaattattaaaagtgtggttattaattcatggtaaaggtatacactgcatttgatgtatacagtgttagctatttttagtaatttatttgttttcaatcaattttgtggcagttgaataaaagctgagatgaatgcttataaagcgattttgaagttgtagaataaagtcaatatacaacgacacgctttataacttctccaaatttgtgtgaacaacgcctgaacaaaggcttcacttggaaataattaaaatgttgttcaacatgatgctgaattaaactgcaataatgtagtttgttaaactagcgttgttaaatcatcaatccttattaagctaagtgaaacctgaataaacctcattacaatatatgattacagtcactaaatgataagaagcttaataatttcgccagatttgcttgaacaatgtgtgcgtagcagctgcaaagtaatataataaagcaactattcagtatgtagttgtgaaaaattgcttaacaaattattataaaataggcaaatgtttcttgggtgTTGTGATGTACGAGTACGACTGGCTCATCTTGCCACTCCAAGAACTATCTGGCAAATTTATTCGCCCTTTTTTTCCTTTCTCAGTTTTTGCTCTAAAATTTTGCTCatgattttgtttgaattttggtcAGCTCTAGGTTTACTTCAGAAATCCCGTGTCCTACGGttgggcgcgttctgccaactcggtcgaggcagatttcttgtgtgaacaagttacaacatggacgttctaaagtgccagaatgaagtgttgtgcttgtggtgagcacttgaagatgggatgggaGGTCATTACTTCAGGTTCACGCTTTACCTATACTTCTCTTAAAAGTTCTGTAAATAATCGACCCTGAGCTTGActatttaaattaacagttgcaaatacaatagTCGTTCTGAGCATACATGTCGTCGCGATAATTTTAttctaatgatcttttatctacatccgtcggaccattctgaatggccgttgtgagaatgtCACCAATAACTTCccacatgcaataaagctggattgtcctacattgaaacataAAGGTTATCGCTCTTTCgaattaatttggttgttgtttATAATCAGTTTCAAGTATTGTTATCGTGGGAACCCAAAttgcgaattttgtatgacttcagtgtaggccaatactgcaataaagcatgtaacaatcactaacatttcttctctcCTTATCCTTTTCTCATATCTAACTAAGCGAGGAACAATTTATCGGAGAGGAACAACATCCCTTATCATGGCAGCGTAATGGTCGAAAAAATATGAGTATAATGTTTTTATAATCATTCTTATTACTAATTGAAAGGTAAATCAGATTAACTTATTATTTAACTAATAACACATTAGTTCCACAGAGCTATCtacaaaacaccacacaaaatCCCTCCATTCCaaaatccttaggcaaaacactttactaccgctatatgtagggtcaggcggggcaaaatgagcatcctaaggataagcgcgatttaagcctacttaaacgttcttattttgataaaattggtaaccatccttatcttttacattattactttgacctccaatcattaaaagattttaaaagtgataaatagttttccaaataatacgttaaaaaatagattttttatcaTCGGACAAAAAAactgcggggcaagatgggcacccccataaaaagatgcaatttactaaagaaaactattatttttcaatgctttaataTCTGATAGTATTTATCTTCAACTAGTTTTCATAGATTGCTaacattttacttaaaaaaacgattaaatttgttgtttgtttatatttttttttggaaaaaaaaatgttttgtgcaAAGAGGATATCGTAAGCCAAGCCCACAgctaaatgtggttctataatttcacacttttacttaattttgaacatggtgctcatcttgccccaagggTGTAAATCTATTAATATagtcaaaacaattgaaatactttttaaatttgataaaagttttgctcctgattatctacagaagattATTCTATAACTATATGGCTAAAAACGCATGAATTAAATTgtttacgcaacaaaaatatcacttttaaatgaacAAGTCTTAtatgaaaatgtaaatttttggacttctatgtatttttgacaatatttacgttgtgctgttgattttttagctgaaatttatggccatcatatcaatttattgatattcatcagaaccccaagtaatttattgaaaaaaatcggtaggaacgacacaaactagggatgcccatcttgccccgggtgctcatcttgATCCACATTCCCCTATGACTGTTTCCATGTTCTTTTGACCTTGCATCATGCATACGTGGAGTGGAAGTCTTCAGTAGAGACAAAACTTAAAGAAGCCCAGGTCAACGCAACAtgtacttaaaactagttttgcatttttgtctcgcgTTAAAAAGATGTTAATAGAGGATTAAGttcaaaatgtcgaaaaaaaagctatgtataataaaattatgtaaaacaagcATAAGGGTTTATGCTGACACTTGAAGTGACAGAACCATCCATAGTAGTGTTACGTTTAGATTAGTTTGGTTATCGTAACAAAATTAAGCTTGTAAAGACAAAACTCAATTCCTTGTAAAACCTACGAAATTAGAATTTGTCGCCACGCACGCCTACATCAAAAAACACTTATTGCCATGCTGCACCATAATAACAACGGAAAACGGAGGATATCATTCGTTCCGTGCATATCGCTTTCGAACAACAACCGCCGATTCAAAACACCGGTCGCTAAAAGCCTTTTCAAATCAGCGGTACGAACCAGCACCGCCAAGCGGAGAAAGCGAGAATCTCGAAAACGTCACTATCCCCGACAAGTGACAGCTGCAGGACTCCGTCGAAGGCCCTGTCACGCCATCGCCATTCGTCCAGTTCGCTCGATCGAGTTGGTCGCGACATCGCGTGTGAAACAGGAATCATCCTCTGGCCACAATCGGAAACCAACCGAGGACACGGGCCTACGATCCAATCGGTAAGCCAATCAGAACCTGCTCAAGAATGTGCAATAATCAGATTCCCGTTCTGCAGACGTAAGACTCGGCATCGTCACACCACGAGGCCGGCAGTAGACGTCCAGAGCCGCCATTTTGCCAGACTGCGATTTCACCGGGTCTAGCACTAAGTTGACCGTGCGGCCAATTGGAGGACGAGAGCAGGCCATCACTACGGTCACCAATCGCTTCCATCGCGCCAGGAAGTAGACCGTGCGCCGTTCACGATACGGGAGAAATCGTACCCTGTGATCCTGGAAACGGGAGCAGGGAACTCGCCAGTGCACCAGATAGTGTCCTGGATGGGAGGAGCGGAGACCCGGAGTTCGACGACCAAAAATCGGTTCGGCGCGGAGTTGAGGCTTAAGGCCACCATCAGGCGCAACGGGGTATCATTTGGAGAGCACTGGGAGTGGCAGCTGGTCCAGAAGGAGTCAGTCGGTGAGTACGAGATTATCACGAAGAGAAGTGACCCCTTATTGAGTTTGCGCTGTACCGTAGGTGAATCGCGGCGCGCAGATTCGCACCAAGCTGACCGTGCGGCCGATTGGAGGGCGAGAGTCGGCAATCACTGCCGGGAACGGCACGAAGCAAAAACCCCAGAAAGGGTAGGTCACAACGCAATCCGTAACGCCAGCACAACCTAACCGGTCGTGGACAgggtttttgtttttgatttctaGTTTCATCATTCCGCTCGCTGTAGCAAGTCGACCGGGAATCACGAACGACACGACGCGCCAAGGCCTCTCGGACGGTAGTCGATTGAGGAAGCATCGCCGGAGAATAGCCCATCGGCGAATGACGGCAGCGAGAATCGGTGAGGAGTCGAGGACCAGTCGGACCGCCCTGGTCGGAGCGAATCCGGAAACGCGGATTGAACGCGTGTGCGGTAGCGATCGAAGGAAGGCACCGAGGAATGAGGTGCAGAGGCGTGGCGGCTGGTAGGAAGGGGCGCCCCATGAAGTAGTAAGTAAGAAAAGAAGAATACAAGTAGAAGTTTAAGAGAAAAGGTAGTAGGAGAAGGAATGTAGTAAGTAGAAGAGAGGAAATGGGTGAGTGAACCCAAAATATAtgtattaaattgagttttggcACTGTTTTTTGGATTTGTTGGTGCTGTGGCCCTCCAGTCTTTGTGTGATTCGCTTTTCGGTGGTTTTCGCTCTACCTTCTACCGGAGAACTCGCAACACtggcgcccaacgtggggcACGAAATTTAGTACTATCGTTAGCGAATTTTTGGTTTgtgatttagcaaatttggttttgtgcttTTGATTATCCGGCCTTGATAATCAACAAAATTTTAGCCCTTACGCATAAGTTAAGATATGGATTACACACATTTGACGGACGAAGAGGTCACGTATGAGTTGGCCCTACGTCATGTAGTTAATTTAGGACCTACCACTCATAGAGGCAAGGTCTTACGTCTCAAGGCACTCATGCAAGAGGAGTCCTTGCGAGATAACCAGCCCACGAGCTCATGCCATGTAATGAGTTCACAGTCAAACATTGAGCACTGTGAAATTCAAATACAACAGTTGCACATCAGCACGGAAGCGGCTATTCGCACTAACGATAGTGCATCCTTGAATAAAATCCGGACACGTCTTAACCATTATCGCGACCGTTTGCAATTGATCCGCCCTCTGGTCGAGCTGAAGGAAACACATGCTATGTTGTCCATGCATGTTAACGTGTTGTTAAGCAAAGTGGACGGTACAAGTGTAGTGAATGGTGTACAAATGCGTGAAAATGCGGTGAGAAACACAACATCAACTGGCGCTGTGAGGAGGAACGACAACGACTCGGAAGGAGCTGTTGGAGGAATAGCGGAAGCCACAATCCCAGTTGGAAGCACCTCTTTTCAAGACAATTCACCACCCCCAGCACCGCAACCACCTCTGATGTCATCGTTTTC
It contains:
- the LOC5577986 gene encoding small G protein signaling modulator 3 homolog, which produces MAKSLFGNRDHEGYVGKDEHMKKLESANSEDDGELVELTEGLHISEGLRPTAGGPFSALTPSMWPQDILAKLGQPDPNEPPNHQPDYRFDEFGFRVEEEDGPEQSSNKLLSIPFMEDPAQRLQWIAHLEFSHNKEATELTWESVDVVLPRTEKLRNMVRAGIPHSLRPQMWMRLSGALQKKLKSETSYQEIVKASENDALMTSKQIEKDLLRIMPTNACFSSLSSTGVPRLRRILRGIAWLYPDIGYCQGTGVIAASLLLLLEEEDAFWMMATIVEDLLPASYYSSTLLGIQADQRVMQTLIGNYLSVVDETLKSHDIELSLITLHWFLTLFASVVHMKILLRIWDWFFYDGSIVLFQLTLGLLKIKEPSLKNLENSAQIFNSLSDIPGDIDDVEHLFSISMEVGGSLSPMVIETHRRRHLAYLMADQGGLVGNPEAGSNLPKQHLARRQVKKSKSMLQMILFGNDDGDDELKNKNIRQTEILVDLREAILKVARHFLAIEPKLSAHIKLVADYSMDSHAKDHENFINVSRTRSRRAKALHDFERHDDDELGFRKNDIITIISQKDEHCWVGELNGLRGWFPAKFVELLDERSKQYSCAGDDAISETVTDLVRGTLAPTIKQVLEHGMKRPSFLGGPCHPWLFIEEAATREVEKDFESVYSRLVLCKTYRLDEDGKVLTPEELLYRCVQAVNQSHDAAHAQMDVKLRSLICLGLNEQVLHLWMEVLCSCSEIVHKWYQPWSFIYSPGWVQIKCELRLLSQFAFNLNPDWELPAKREATQSQPLKDGVRDMLVKHHLFSWDL